In Planctomycetia bacterium, one DNA window encodes the following:
- a CDS encoding 2-oxoacid:ferredoxin oxidoreductase subunit beta gives MTTATLPQLTPKDFASDQDVRWCPGCGDYSILAQVKKILPELHIPREKIVFVSGIGCSSRFPYYVNSYGFHSIHGRAPAVATGVKLANPDLSVWVATGDGDGLSIGGNHLVHAIRRNVDLKILLFNNRIYGLTKGQYSPTSELGKKTKSTPMGSVDNPLCPLSVAIGAEATFVARTMDVNVKHLADTLLRAGKHKGTAFVEIYQNCNVFNDGAFEYASDRDVKEDNTLYIEHGKPMIFGKNRDKGIRFKNMEPEVVQLGGDIKEDDLIFHDEKAPEPSLAFMLSRMRYPEFPEVFGVLRSVEKPTFDAAVYHQMQQAEEKMGRGDLEKLLNSGDTWVVE, from the coding sequence ATGACGACTGCCACGTTGCCTCAACTGACCCCCAAGGACTTTGCCAGCGATCAGGATGTGCGCTGGTGCCCAGGCTGCGGGGATTATTCCATTCTTGCGCAGGTCAAGAAGATCCTGCCTGAACTGCACATCCCCCGAGAGAAGATCGTCTTCGTCTCCGGCATCGGCTGCTCCAGCCGCTTTCCGTACTACGTCAACAGTTACGGCTTTCACTCGATCCACGGCCGCGCTCCGGCCGTCGCGACCGGCGTGAAGCTGGCCAACCCGGACTTGAGCGTCTGGGTGGCGACGGGTGATGGCGACGGCCTCTCGATCGGCGGCAACCACCTCGTGCACGCCATTCGACGAAACGTGGACCTGAAGATTCTCCTGTTCAACAATCGAATCTACGGCCTGACCAAGGGGCAGTACTCCCCCACGTCGGAGCTGGGCAAGAAAACCAAGAGCACGCCGATGGGGTCGGTGGACAACCCGCTCTGTCCGCTCTCGGTGGCCATCGGTGCTGAAGCGACGTTTGTCGCGCGAACGATGGACGTGAACGTGAAGCACCTCGCCGATACGCTGCTCCGCGCCGGCAAGCACAAGGGCACGGCCTTCGTCGAGATCTACCAGAATTGCAACGTGTTCAACGACGGCGCGTTTGAGTACGCATCCGACCGCGACGTGAAAGAAGACAACACGCTCTACATCGAGCATGGCAAGCCGATGATCTTCGGCAAGAACCGCGACAAGGGCATTCGTTTCAAGAACATGGAGCCGGAGGTCGTGCAGCTCGGCGGCGACATCAAGGAGGACGATCTGATCTTCCACGACGAGAAGGCCCCCGAGCCGAGCCTTGCGTTCATGCTTAGCCGCATGCGCTATCCCGAGTTCCCCGAAGTCTTCGGCGTGCTCCGGAGCGTCGAGAAGCCGACGTTCGACGCCGCCGTGTATCACCAGATGCAGCAGGCCGAAGAGAAGATGGGCAGGGGCGATCTGGAGAAGCTGCTTAACAGCGGCGATACGTGGGTCGTGGAGTAA
- a CDS encoding DegT/DnrJ/EryC1/StrS family aminotransferase, whose translation MTPVASDAPPTCQPVPLLDLKLQYATIRDEVMAAIEAICESQRFIGGPEVVACEEAVAAYSGCKVGVGMSSGTDALLCGIMAMGIGPGDEVIVPSFTFFATAGCVSRLGARPVFVDIDAATFNTTAEQIERAITPKTKLIIPVHLYGQCADMTGILKVANQRGIPVMEDAAQSIGAKHHGKAACSMGKLGTLSFFPSKNLGAFGDAGMIVTNDPALGERCRIFRDHGAQPKYYHKWVGGNFRLDALQAAVVRIKLKHLDAWSAQRAANAKRYNALFAGSVVKTPVIAPGNDSIFNQYVIRVPKRDELKKHLEAHGIGTEVYYPVPLHMQECFAYLGGKAGDLPVCEQAAREVLAIPIYPELTVSQQERVARTIRAFYGERV comes from the coding sequence ATGACCCCGGTTGCCTCCGACGCTCCGCCAACCTGCCAACCCGTCCCGTTGCTGGACCTCAAGCTACAATACGCGACCATTCGCGATGAAGTCATGGCCGCCATCGAGGCCATCTGCGAATCCCAGCGCTTCATCGGCGGGCCGGAGGTTGTTGCGTGCGAGGAGGCCGTAGCGGCCTACAGCGGCTGCAAGGTCGGCGTCGGCATGAGCAGCGGCACCGATGCCTTGCTGTGCGGCATAATGGCGATGGGCATCGGCCCCGGCGACGAGGTCATCGTCCCGAGCTTCACCTTCTTTGCCACGGCCGGTTGCGTGAGCCGCCTCGGCGCGAGGCCGGTGTTCGTCGATATCGATGCGGCTACGTTCAACACGACGGCCGAACAGATCGAGCGGGCCATTACGCCGAAAACGAAGCTCATCATCCCCGTGCATCTGTACGGCCAGTGCGCCGACATGACAGGTATTCTCAAGGTCGCCAACCAGCGCGGAATCCCGGTGATGGAAGACGCGGCGCAGTCGATCGGCGCGAAGCATCACGGCAAGGCGGCGTGCAGCATGGGCAAGCTGGGCACGCTGTCGTTCTTTCCCAGCAAGAATCTCGGTGCGTTCGGCGACGCGGGCATGATCGTGACGAACGACCCGGCCCTGGGCGAGCGCTGCCGCATCTTCCGCGATCACGGAGCGCAGCCGAAATATTACCACAAGTGGGTGGGGGGGAACTTCCGGCTGGATGCGTTGCAGGCGGCGGTCGTGCGGATCAAGCTGAAGCATCTCGACGCGTGGTCGGCCCAGCGCGCGGCGAACGCGAAGCGGTACAACGCGCTCTTTGCCGGCAGCGTGGTGAAGACGCCGGTGATCGCGCCGGGCAACGACTCGATTTTCAACCAGTACGTCATTCGCGTGCCGAAGCGCGACGAATTGAAGAAACACCTCGAGGCGCATGGCATCGGGACGGAAGTCTATTACCCCGTGCCTCTGCACATGCAGGAATGCTTCGCGTACCTCGGCGGCAAGGCCGGCGATCTGCCGGTCTGCGAGCAGGCGGCGCGCGAGGTGCTGGCGATTCCCATCTATCCCGAGTTGACGGTGTCGCAGCAGGAGCGCGTCGCGCGGACGATTCGCGCCTTCTACGGCGAGAGGGTCTGA
- a CDS encoding undecaprenyl/decaprenyl-phosphate alpha-N-acetylglucosaminyl 1-phosphate transferase: MKHFAPLAASFFVALIATPIVRRVSVRLELYDRPDGGLKPHQQPIPYLGGVAMYLGWAAAMIASAWLGFRTAASQPTTLWVMLGGTVLMLTGLIDDIRHLRPRTRLLVQAAVAALLVSGGIGDGIAEKLIEPVRESLPVFCTARPVLLGASGLFCMIAIAGATNSTNLIDGLDGLCGGVLAIAACGLAYLNWHLSNVPGINAADDALRTTLTMGLFGACAAFLIFNFNPARIFMGDSGSLLLGYTVAVVMISFADQASPRWFACSLMVFAFPILDTALAIGRRALNGRPLFKGDRSHFYDQVRDRGFSVRQTVLLCYALALVFAILGGVMTWLRPSSLVFILVAGPILAGALCWRFGMLKVDDTADRK, encoded by the coding sequence ATGAAGCATTTCGCGCCGCTGGCGGCGTCGTTCTTCGTTGCGCTCATCGCGACGCCGATTGTGCGGCGCGTGTCGGTGCGGTTGGAACTCTACGATCGGCCCGACGGGGGCCTGAAACCCCATCAACAGCCCATTCCCTACCTCGGCGGCGTGGCGATGTACCTGGGCTGGGCCGCGGCGATGATCGCGTCGGCCTGGCTGGGATTTCGCACGGCGGCGTCGCAGCCGACCACGTTGTGGGTCATGCTCGGCGGCACGGTGCTGATGCTGACCGGTCTGATTGACGACATTCGTCATCTTCGCCCGCGGACGCGACTGCTGGTGCAGGCCGCCGTGGCGGCGCTGCTCGTCTCCGGAGGCATCGGCGACGGCATCGCCGAGAAACTGATCGAACCGGTGCGCGAGTCTTTGCCGGTGTTCTGCACGGCGCGGCCTGTGCTCCTCGGCGCGAGCGGCCTCTTCTGCATGATCGCCATCGCCGGCGCGACGAACTCGACGAACCTGATCGACGGATTGGACGGCCTCTGCGGCGGCGTGCTGGCGATCGCGGCCTGCGGGCTGGCCTATCTCAACTGGCATTTGTCGAACGTGCCGGGCATCAATGCCGCAGACGACGCGCTTCGCACGACGTTGACGATGGGCTTGTTCGGCGCCTGCGCGGCATTTCTCATTTTCAATTTCAACCCCGCCCGGATCTTCATGGGCGACAGCGGTTCACTGCTGCTCGGCTACACCGTCGCCGTGGTCATGATTTCGTTCGCAGATCAGGCGTCGCCGCGCTGGTTCGCCTGCTCGCTGATGGTCTTTGCGTTTCCCATACTCGATACGGCGCTGGCCATCGGTCGGCGGGCGCTCAACGGGCGGCCGCTCTTCAAGGGGGATCGAAGCCATTTTTATGACCAGGTGCGCGACCGCGGGTTCAGCGTTCGGCAGACCGTGTTGCTTTGCTACGCGCTGGCGTTGGTGTTTGCGATCCTCGGAGGCGTCATGACGTGGTTGCGGCCCTCGTCGCTGGTATTCATTCTCGTCGCCGGACCGATCCTCGCCGGCGCACTCTGCTGGCGGTTTGGCATGTTGAAAGTGGACGATACTGCGGATCGCAAGTGA
- a CDS encoding YggS family pyridoxal phosphate-dependent enzyme: protein MVGNVTTVRRKLTENLKRVRDRIAAACQRARRDPAAVKIVAVTKYVEMEVVRQALELNLVDLGESRAQQLAQRASMIHEYIERKNVLASRKEGPVPRPRWHMVGHLQRNKVKLVVPWAELIHSVDSLRLAEDLHQHAARVGRTIDILLQVNTSGEKSKFGIAVGAVPHLIEHLVAWPNVRLCGLMTMAPAECTPAELRLYFERLRDVFEDLRGDKRLVPHFRELSMGMSGDYETAIEAGATIVRLGSTLFEGLMTLNDMPEVSER from the coding sequence GTGGTGGGGAACGTCACGACCGTTCGCCGCAAGCTGACGGAGAATCTCAAACGCGTGCGCGACCGCATCGCCGCCGCCTGTCAGCGCGCTCGCCGCGATCCTGCCGCCGTCAAAATCGTCGCCGTCACCAAGTACGTCGAGATGGAGGTCGTCCGCCAGGCGCTCGAACTCAATCTCGTCGATCTCGGCGAGAGCCGCGCCCAGCAGCTCGCTCAACGCGCCAGCATGATTCACGAGTACATCGAGCGCAAGAACGTCCTCGCCAGCCGAAAGGAAGGCCCCGTCCCCCGGCCGCGCTGGCACATGGTCGGCCACCTCCAGCGGAACAAAGTCAAGCTCGTCGTGCCGTGGGCCGAGCTGATTCACAGCGTCGACAGCCTTCGCCTCGCGGAGGATCTGCATCAGCACGCTGCCCGCGTCGGCCGCACGATCGACATCTTGTTGCAGGTCAACACGAGCGGCGAGAAGAGCAAGTTCGGAATCGCCGTCGGCGCCGTGCCGCATCTCATCGAGCACCTCGTGGCGTGGCCGAATGTGCGGCTTTGCGGACTGATGACGATGGCCCCGGCTGAATGCACGCCCGCGGAGCTTCGCCTGTATTTCGAGCGGCTCCGCGACGTGTTCGAAGACCTGCGGGGAGACAAGCGACTCGTCCCGCATTTCCGCGAGTTGTCCATGGGCATGAGTGGCGATTACGAAACCGCCATTGAAGCCGGCGCGACCATCGTCCGGCTGGGCAGCACGTTGTTCGAGGGCCTGATGACGTTGAACGACATGCCTGAAGTGAGCGAGCGGTGA
- a CDS encoding glycosyltransferase: MDALLYVWMGFTGLTCLVWVGRHVQLSIASRRLPPLRSTMYQPGRSDLPAVSFLVAGKEEEANIEACLTSMVAQDYPNLQVIAINDRSVDRTGAIMDGLAARHANLTALHVKSLPEGWLGKNNAMRTGLEHATGRWLCFTDADCVQVSRRSLRVAMEYALEHNVEFLSVLPAHETHGFWERVIQPACSGIMMIWFNPLRVNNPRRATAYANGAFMLMTRECYDALGGHDAVKAEFNEDMKMAQLAKRAGRRLRVVSNDDLYTVRMYQSLRQTWNGWSRIFFGCFGTRPRLTATMALVIGFSLLPWAALATGTLAWAVGGSWPGWSMLTGVAAACCTIKTTALMRFYRLNKTSPWYGLLYPLGALVGLGALINAMGRLRRQSTITWRGTIYAAGQVDAGPGASVATPRPSSRSGAELQMAKSE; this comes from the coding sequence ATGGACGCGCTCTTGTACGTATGGATGGGTTTCACGGGGCTGACCTGCCTGGTCTGGGTCGGACGCCACGTCCAGCTCTCGATCGCGAGCCGGCGCTTGCCGCCGTTGCGATCGACCATGTACCAGCCGGGGCGGAGCGACCTGCCTGCGGTGAGCTTTCTGGTCGCCGGGAAGGAAGAAGAAGCGAACATCGAGGCCTGCCTCACGTCGATGGTCGCGCAGGATTACCCGAATCTGCAAGTCATCGCCATCAATGATCGCAGCGTGGATCGAACCGGCGCGATCATGGACGGCCTCGCCGCGCGGCACGCGAATCTCACGGCGCTGCACGTCAAATCGCTCCCCGAAGGCTGGCTCGGAAAGAACAACGCCATGCGCACGGGGCTGGAGCATGCGACCGGCCGGTGGTTGTGCTTCACCGATGCCGACTGCGTGCAGGTCTCGCGGCGGTCGCTCCGCGTGGCGATGGAATATGCCCTGGAGCACAACGTGGAGTTTCTCTCGGTGCTGCCCGCGCACGAGACGCACGGCTTCTGGGAGCGCGTCATCCAGCCCGCGTGCAGCGGCATCATGATGATCTGGTTCAATCCGCTTCGCGTGAACAACCCCCGCCGGGCGACGGCCTACGCCAACGGCGCCTTCATGCTCATGACGCGCGAGTGCTACGATGCCCTCGGCGGGCACGACGCCGTCAAGGCCGAGTTCAACGAAGACATGAAAATGGCACAACTTGCCAAGCGCGCCGGCCGCCGCTTGCGCGTTGTCTCGAATGACGATTTGTACACGGTCCGCATGTACCAGTCGCTGCGCCAGACGTGGAACGGCTGGAGCCGCATCTTTTTCGGTTGCTTCGGCACGCGGCCGCGGCTGACGGCGACGATGGCCCTGGTGATCGGGTTCAGCCTGTTGCCGTGGGCAGCCCTGGCGACGGGGACGCTGGCATGGGCGGTCGGCGGAAGCTGGCCGGGCTGGTCGATGTTGACCGGCGTGGCGGCGGCGTGCTGCACGATCAAGACGACCGCCTTGATGCGATTCTATCGGTTGAACAAGACCTCGCCCTGGTACGGATTGCTGTACCCGCTGGGAGCCTTGGTCGGTCTGGGGGCGTTGATCAACGCGATGGGGCGGCTGCGGCGCCAGTCCACGATCACCTGGCGCGGCACGATCTACGCAGCGGGGCAGGTCGACGCGGGACCAGGCGCTTCCGTCGCGACGCCACGACCGTCGTCACGATCCGGCGCTGAATTGCAGATGGCAAAAAGCGAGTAG